A window from Lachnoanaerobaculum umeaense encodes these proteins:
- a CDS encoding MBL fold metallo-hydrolase, translating into MDKIGVYVMPLGPVQTNVFIAYNKESLECLIVDPSAESDKIINVIEEHKLKPSAILLTHGHFDHIMAVNDLLAKYDIKVYISKFDEEMLSDSRKSGGSSFIGSGYVTKADVLLEDGDIIHLLGKDIKFIATPGHTKGSGCYYMEDEKILFSGDTVFREDCGRTDLYGGDNPSIVRSIYEKVLTLPEDVNILPGHMEMTTVGHEKIYNPVADYVKRYGIDK; encoded by the coding sequence ATGGATAAAATAGGAGTATATGTAATGCCACTTGGTCCGGTACAGACCAATGTGTTTATAGCATATAATAAAGAAAGTTTAGAATGTTTGATAGTTGATCCGTCTGCAGAGAGCGATAAAATTATCAATGTAATAGAAGAACATAAATTAAAACCAAGTGCAATACTGCTTACACATGGGCATTTTGACCATATAATGGCAGTAAATGATTTATTGGCAAAATATGATATTAAAGTTTACATATCAAAGTTCGATGAGGAAATGCTCTCAGACAGTCGTAAATCCGGAGGAAGTTCATTTATAGGTAGCGGATATGTTACAAAAGCTGATGTTTTATTGGAAGATGGTGACATAATCCATCTACTTGGTAAGGATATAAAATTTATAGCAACTCCGGGACATACAAAGGGTTCAGGTTGTTACTATATGGAAGATGAAAAAATACTCTTCTCAGGTGACACAGTTTTTAGGGAGGATTGTGGTAGAACAGATCTTTATGGAGGTGACAATCCATCAATAGTAAGATCTATTTATGAAAAGGTTCTTACATTGCCTGAGGATGTAAATATATTGCCCGGACATATGGAAATGACTACTGTAGGTCATGAAAAAATATATAATCCTGTTGCAGATTACGTAAAGAGATATGGGATAGATAAATGA
- the hemZ gene encoding coproporphyrinogen dehydrogenase HemZ, with product MISLVLEDMTFEQDIRELLMAFYPGEKYIYTDEDSILSLFLSKDSKSYNIKIKSEDNVLEFISPLRETKFDTKNDLKRNIYENLLNLGNADLPWGTLTGIRPTKIVMEMLENNMPLEDIKKHLKDIYLVGDKRIKLCIETAKNEFNILKKVDYKNGYSLYIGIPFCPTRCLYCSFTSYSITQWKKDTDTYIEALCKELIAVSKMYADKKLQTIYMGGGTPTSLEGYQLSKILNVVKNNFDLSNILELTVEAGRPDSITREKLEALKAAGVDRISINPQTMQQKTLDLIGRQHTIKDIYESYRLARDVGFENINMDFIIGLNGETLEDVIDSFTKVKSFDPESITIHSLALKRAARLNTENKREIMDNDLILSMINTATDTCADLGLEPYYLYRQKNMAGNLENIGFSKPGKECLYNILIMEEKQTIIACGAGTSSKIVFGDGRIERIENVKDPKLYIERLDEMIMRKESMHGID from the coding sequence ATGATTTCACTTGTATTAGAGGATATGACCTTTGAACAGGATATCAGAGAACTTTTGATGGCATTTTATCCCGGTGAAAAATATATTTATACAGATGAAGATTCAATACTTTCACTGTTTTTATCAAAGGATAGCAAAAGTTATAATATCAAAATAAAAAGTGAAGATAATGTGTTGGAGTTTATTTCTCCGCTTAGAGAAACCAAGTTTGATACCAAAAATGATTTAAAAAGAAATATATATGAAAATCTATTAAATCTTGGAAATGCAGATCTTCCTTGGGGTACGCTAACCGGTATAAGACCTACAAAGATAGTAATGGAGATGCTTGAAAACAATATGCCTTTGGAAGATATAAAAAAGCATTTAAAAGATATCTATCTGGTAGGAGATAAAAGAATTAAGCTTTGTATTGAGACGGCAAAAAATGAATTTAATATATTAAAAAAGGTAGATTATAAAAATGGGTATAGCTTATATATAGGCATACCCTTTTGTCCGACAAGATGTTTATACTGTTCTTTTACATCTTATTCCATTACACAGTGGAAGAAAGATACAGATACTTATATTGAGGCACTTTGTAAAGAGCTTATAGCAGTATCAAAGATGTATGCGGATAAAAAACTTCAAACAATTTATATGGGTGGTGGAACACCGACTTCACTTGAAGGATACCAATTATCAAAGATTTTAAATGTTGTAAAGAATAATTTTGATCTTTCAAACATTTTAGAATTAACTGTAGAGGCAGGAAGGCCGGACAGTATAACAAGAGAAAAACTCGAAGCGTTAAAAGCGGCAGGAGTGGATAGAATTTCTATAAATCCACAAACTATGCAGCAAAAAACGCTAGATCTTATTGGAAGACAGCATACCATTAAAGATATATATGAAAGTTATAGGCTTGCCAGAGATGTCGGATTTGAAAATATAAATATGGACTTTATAATCGGATTAAATGGTGAGACTTTGGAGGATGTTATTGACAGTTTTACCAAGGTGAAGTCATTTGATCCTGAATCTATTACCATACATTCTCTTGCATTAAAGAGAGCAGCCAGGTTAAATACAGAAAATAAAAGAGAGATTATGGACAATGATCTTATTTTATCAATGATAAATACAGCAACCGATACATGTGCAGATTTGGGATTGGAGCCGTATTACTTGTATAGGCAAAAAAATATGGCTGGTAATCTTGAAAATATAGGATTTTCAAAGCCGGGTAAAGAATGTCTCTATAATATATTGATTATGGAAGAAAAACAGACTATCATAGCTTGTGGAGCAGGCACATCAAGTAAGATAGTATTTGGTGACGGCAGAATTGAGAGAATCGAAAATGTCAAGGATCCAAAACTTTATATAGAAAGACTTGATGAAATGATAATGAGAAAGGAAAGTATGCATGGCATTGATTAA
- the hisS gene encoding histidine--tRNA ligase — protein MALIKKGVTGMKDILPEEMIIRDYLINIIKKTYGSFGFTSIETPAMEHIENLLSKQGGDNEKLIFKVLKRGEKLKLDDVKDENDLVDAGLRYDLTLPLARYYSNNQANLPNPFKALQIGNVYRADRPQKGRFRQFTQCDIDILGEASNLAEIELILATTKALSEIAKGKKFTVRINDRRILLAMALFAGYSEDNISNVFIILDKMDKIGLDGVRKELIELDGADKCEKYLNLFDGLSNDTKALLSLKESLNGFIEDGVLDSLSEIMNTVLDVKENDFSLEFDPTLVRGMGYYTGTIFEVSMEGFSGSVAGGGRYDKMIGKFTGSDTPACGFSIGFERIITILMDSGFKIPDESKKIAFLYEKNIDANILTSILKDASALREAGNIVLVSKMNKNKKFQKEGLEKQGYIEFKEFYREALK, from the coding sequence ATGGCATTGATTAAAAAAGGTGTCACAGGAATGAAAGATATTCTCCCTGAGGAAATGATTATCAGGGATTATTTGATAAATATAATAAAAAAGACTTATGGAAGTTTTGGCTTTACATCAATAGAGACTCCGGCTATGGAGCATATTGAAAATCTTTTAAGTAAGCAGGGTGGTGACAATGAAAAGCTTATTTTCAAGGTTCTAAAAAGGGGAGAAAAATTAAAGCTTGATGATGTTAAGGATGAGAATGATTTGGTAGATGCAGGACTTAGATATGACCTTACATTACCACTGGCCAGATACTATTCAAATAATCAGGCAAATCTTCCAAATCCATTTAAAGCTTTGCAGATAGGTAATGTATATAGGGCCGACAGACCTCAGAAAGGTAGATTCAGACAGTTTACGCAATGTGATATAGATATCCTTGGTGAGGCTTCAAATCTTGCAGAAATAGAGCTTATACTTGCTACAACCAAGGCGCTTAGTGAGATTGCAAAGGGAAAGAAGTTCACTGTAAGAATCAATGACAGACGAATTCTTCTGGCAATGGCACTTTTTGCGGGCTATTCAGAAGATAATATAAGTAATGTATTTATTATCCTTGATAAGATGGATAAAATAGGACTTGATGGCGTCAGAAAAGAATTGATAGAGCTTGACGGAGCAGATAAATGTGAGAAGTATCTAAATCTTTTTGATGGATTGTCTAATGACACAAAGGCTCTTTTATCTTTAAAGGAAAGTTTGAACGGATTTATTGAAGATGGTGTACTGGATAGCCTATCTGAGATAATGAATACAGTACTGGATGTAAAAGAAAATGATTTTTCACTGGAGTTTGATCCTACTTTGGTTCGTGGTATGGGATACTATACAGGAACGATCTTTGAAGTAAGTATGGAGGGATTCTCGGGTTCAGTAGCAGGTGGCGGAAGATATGACAAGATGATTGGAAAATTCACAGGAAGTGATACACCTGCATGCGGTTTTTCTATCGGTTTTGAAAGAATCATCACAATACTTATGGACTCAGGATTTAAGATACCTGATGAAAGTAAAAAAATTGCATTCCTTTATGAAAAGAACATTGATGCAAATATATTAACATCTATATTAAAAGATGCATCAGCTCTTAGAGAAGCAGGAAATATCGTCTTGGTTTCAAAGATGAATAAGAATAAGAAGTTCCAAAAAGAGGGGCTTGAAAAACAAGGATATATAGAATTTAAAGAATTTTATAGAGAAGCTTTAAAATAG
- the aspS gene encoding aspartate--tRNA ligase, translating into MAESMLGLKRSHRCAEVVNAPLENEVTVMGWVQKNRNKGGIIFCDLRDRSGILQIIFEEDECGSEVFNKAMKLKQEFCIAVTGILKKRDGAFNESLETGELEVRAKGLRILSESETPPFHIEEDSKTKEELRLKYRFLDLRRPDLQRNLMVRSKVATTTRNFLAENGFLEIETPTLIKSSPEGARDYLVPSRVYPGSFYALPQSPQLFKQLLMVSGYDRYFQLARCYRDEDLRADRQPEFTQIDMELSFVDVDDVLDVNERLLQRLFKDVLNVDVKLPIQRMTWQEAMDRFGSDKPDLRFGMELKDVSSVVANSEFAVFKNALAAGGSVRGINATGQAGMPRKKIDALVEFVKSYRAKGLAYMAIESDGNIKSSFAKFMTESEIEGLKQAMDAKPGDMLFFAADSNKVVWDTLGALRVELASQLGLLKKDDYRFLWVTEFPLLEWSEEENRFKAMHHPFTAPMDEDWQYIDSDPGRVRAKAYDIVLNGTEIGGGSVRIHQGDVQAKMFDVLGLSKEVAQERFGYLLDAFKYGVPPHAGLAYGLDRVVMLMVEADSIRDVIAFPKVKDASDLMTNAPDKVDDAQLKELGLIIKSE; encoded by the coding sequence ATGGCAGAATCAATGCTTGGCTTAAAGAGAAGCCATAGATGTGCAGAGGTGGTTAATGCACCACTTGAAAATGAAGTTACAGTAATGGGCTGGGTTCAAAAGAACCGTAACAAAGGTGGAATTATATTCTGTGATTTAAGAGACCGTTCAGGTATTTTACAGATCATTTTTGAAGAAGATGAATGTGGCAGCGAAGTGTTTAACAAAGCCATGAAGCTTAAGCAGGAGTTCTGTATAGCCGTTACCGGAATATTGAAAAAGAGAGATGGTGCTTTTAATGAATCACTTGAGACCGGGGAGCTTGAGGTAAGAGCAAAGGGACTAAGGATACTTTCAGAGTCTGAGACACCTCCATTCCATATAGAGGAAGATTCAAAAACAAAGGAAGAGCTAAGATTAAAGTACAGATTCCTTGACCTTAGAAGACCTGACCTTCAAAGAAACCTAATGGTAAGAAGTAAGGTGGCTACAACTACAAGAAACTTTCTTGCAGAAAACGGATTTTTAGAGATTGAAACACCTACACTGATAAAGAGCTCACCTGAGGGTGCAAGAGATTATCTTGTGCCAAGCCGTGTATATCCGGGAAGTTTCTATGCACTTCCACAGTCACCTCAGCTTTTTAAGCAGCTTTTAATGGTATCCGGATATGACAGATATTTCCAGCTTGCAAGATGCTATAGAGACGAAGATCTTAGAGCAGACAGACAGCCTGAGTTTACTCAGATAGATATGGAGCTTTCATTTGTTGATGTGGATGATGTTTTGGATGTAAATGAGAGACTCTTACAGAGACTTTTCAAGGATGTACTTAATGTTGATGTAAAACTTCCAATACAGAGAATGACATGGCAGGAAGCTATGGACAGGTTTGGTTCAGATAAGCCTGACCTTAGATTTGGTATGGAATTAAAGGATGTTTCAAGTGTTGTTGCAAACTCTGAATTTGCAGTATTTAAGAATGCTTTGGCAGCCGGTGGCAGTGTAAGAGGTATCAATGCTACAGGCCAGGCAGGCATGCCAAGAAAGAAGATAGATGCTCTTGTAGAGTTTGTTAAGAGCTACAGAGCTAAGGGACTTGCATATATGGCTATCGAGTCTGATGGAAATATCAAGTCTTCATTTGCAAAATTTATGACTGAATCTGAAATAGAAGGTCTTAAGCAGGCTATGGATGCTAAACCCGGAGATATGCTCTTCTTTGCTGCCGACAGCAATAAGGTTGTTTGGGATACTCTTGGTGCTCTAAGAGTTGAGCTTGCAAGTCAGCTTGGACTTTTAAAGAAGGATGACTACAGATTCCTTTGGGTTACAGAATTCCCACTTCTTGAGTGGTCAGAGGAAGAAAATAGATTTAAGGCAATGCACCATCCGTTTACCGCACCTATGGATGAGGATTGGCAGTATATTGATTCAGATCCGGGTAGAGTAAGGGCAAAGGCTTATGATATTGTACTTAACGGTACTGAGATAGGTGGAGGTTCAGTAAGAATCCACCAAGGTGATGTTCAGGCAAAGATGTTTGATGTACTTGGACTTTCAAAAGAAGTTGCACAGGAAAGATTCGGTTATCTTCTTGATGCGTTCAAGTATGGCGTACCACCTCATGCAGGACTTGCGTATGGTCTTGACAGAGTGGTAATGCTTATGGTTGAGGCTGACTCTATAAGAGATGTTATTGCATTCCCTAAAGTAAAGGATGCGTCAGATCTTATGACGAATGCTCCTGATAAAGTGGATGATGCACAGCTTAAGGAACTTGGACTTATAATAAAGAGCGAATAG